The Thermus filiformis genome contains a region encoding:
- the coaBC gene encoding bifunctional phosphopantothenoylcysteine decarboxylase/phosphopantothenate--cysteine ligase CoaBC has protein sequence MMRVLVAATGGVAAIKTPQVLRRLRERGHEVRVLATPRALAFVTPLSLAIAAGGEVATEEAWFRPDGRALHLELARWAEAVLVAPATADALAKAALGLADDLLGATLLAGGARVAWAPAMNKEMWANPLVQAHVEALKARGHAFFGPVHGPLAAVGEGEGLGRMMEPEDLVDRLEAWLRPKDLAGLRLLVSAGPTREYIDPVRFISNPSSGRMGFAVAEAARDRGAEVVLVAGPTCLEPPWGVEVVRVESALQMRQALLDRYPWAEAVVMAAAVADYRAAQVQKEKEPKAEEEKTLRLVKNPDILEEMGRDKGSRVLVGFAMETQEGLGRAREKLLRKNLDLIVLNYVNREGVGFGSEENEVVLVYKDRSEALPRASKRWIADRILDEVKRLKGGV, from the coding sequence ATAATGCGCGTCCTGGTGGCCGCCACGGGGGGGGTGGCCGCGATCAAGACCCCCCAGGTCCTGCGGCGCCTGCGGGAGCGGGGGCACGAGGTCCGGGTCCTGGCCACCCCCCGGGCCCTGGCCTTCGTCACCCCCCTCTCCCTGGCAATAGCGGCGGGGGGGGAGGTGGCCACGGAGGAGGCCTGGTTCCGGCCCGACGGCCGCGCCCTCCACCTGGAGCTCGCCCGCTGGGCGGAGGCGGTCTTGGTGGCCCCGGCCACCGCGGACGCCCTGGCCAAGGCGGCCCTGGGTCTGGCGGACGACCTCCTCGGCGCCACCTTGCTGGCGGGGGGGGCCCGGGTGGCCTGGGCCCCCGCCATGAACAAGGAGATGTGGGCCAACCCCCTGGTCCAGGCCCACGTGGAGGCCCTGAAGGCGCGGGGCCACGCCTTCTTCGGCCCCGTGCACGGCCCCCTGGCCGCGGTCGGGGAGGGGGAGGGGCTGGGGCGGATGATGGAGCCCGAGGACCTGGTGGACCGCCTCGAGGCCTGGCTTCGGCCCAAGGACCTGGCGGGCCTGCGGCTTTTGGTCTCGGCCGGGCCCACCCGGGAGTACATTGACCCGGTCCGCTTCATCTCCAACCCCTCCTCGGGCCGGATGGGCTTCGCCGTGGCCGAGGCCGCCCGGGACCGGGGGGCGGAGGTGGTCCTGGTGGCCGGGCCCACCTGCCTCGAGCCCCCCTGGGGGGTGGAGGTGGTCCGGGTGGAGAGCGCCCTCCAGATGCGCCAGGCCCTTTTGGACCGCTACCCCTGGGCGGAGGCGGTGGTCATGGCCGCGGCGGTGGCCGACTACCGGGCGGCCCAGGTGCAGAAGGAGAAGGAGCCCAAGGCCGAGGAGGAGAAGACCCTCCGCCTGGTCAAGAACCCCGACATCCTCGAGGAGATGGGACGGGACAAGGGGTCCAGGGTCCTGGTGGGCTTCGCCATGGAGACCCAGGAGGGGCTCGGGAGGGCTAGGGAGAAGCTTTTGCGCAAGAACCTGGACCTGATCGTCCTCAACTACGTGAACCGGGAAGGGGTGGGCTTCGGGAGCGAGGAGAACGAGGTGGTCCTGGTCTATAAGGACCGGTCGGAGGCACTTCCCCGCGCCTCTAAGCGCTGGATCGCCGACCGGATCCTGGACGAGGTGAAGCGGTTAAAAGGAGGGGTATGA
- the argR gene encoding arginine repressor, which translates to MNKAERHRAIQEIVSKEEISTQKELVDKLRERGFNVTQATVSRDIAELHLVRVALGKGRHKYALADLELPEDVLEVLRKRFKEFVRDVDRGGNILVIKTAEGHASGIALLIDRLKRDEIVGTLAGEDTILVVARSEEGARALEEEFGGFLA; encoded by the coding sequence ATGAACAAGGCTGAGCGGCACCGCGCCATCCAGGAGATCGTGAGCAAGGAGGAGATCTCCACCCAGAAGGAGTTGGTGGACAAGCTGAGGGAGCGGGGGTTCAACGTCACCCAGGCCACGGTGAGCCGGGACATCGCCGAGCTCCACCTGGTCCGGGTCGCCCTGGGCAAGGGGCGGCACAAGTACGCCCTGGCCGATCTTGAGCTCCCCGAGGACGTGCTGGAGGTGCTCAGGAAGCGATTCAAAGAGTTCGTGAGGGACGTGGACCGGGGAGGGAATATCCTGGTCATCAAGACCGCCGAGGGGCACGCCTCGGGGATCGCCCTCCTCATTGACCGGCTCAAGCGGGACGAGATCGTGGGCACCCTGGCGGGGGAGGACACGATCCTGGTGGTGGCCCGGAGCGAGGAGGGGGCCCGGGCCCTGGAGGAGGAGTTCGGGGGCTTTCTGGCCTAG